In Gadus chalcogrammus isolate NIFS_2021 chromosome 1, NIFS_Gcha_1.0, whole genome shotgun sequence, one DNA window encodes the following:
- the gripap1 gene encoding GRIP1-associated protein 1 isoform X1: MAMAQALSEEEFHRMQAQLLELRTQNYQLSDDLRKNSAELGVLRQKTGVLERDLGKAQKALSKSKKAQEVDALLGETAMLQGKLHSQEEDFRLQNSTLMAELSKLCTQIEQLEQDNQRLKEVGGASATSPAPTPVPDSAPAHDDTELLRVQAENSALQNKMAALQERYDQEVQRLSSSTNTSSTSSSGPDQAENGAGEQAGPECGPTSRQILGRSEKVVEKLVGVQAGWSALCPLTPCFGAELEVSLSTEQEEKRLLREHVLSLEASKQTEVTKLLEEVSKLSDRLKKKQESFQRLQGEKEALYNDSRTKIDEINQKKEDDLKSLNLRIQKLQTDLGAANQTMAEMREQLLGKEKEHEVALHTLRDQAASQTAVSQEQVEIILQENDALRTNLAALEQENRVLRDSLCALEQIQTVKTQEVNLLREQQGALSAELQQKRAEQESLLAQRDDLTSQMQEASFASRRLLEQLSEESQEKERLQRELEDSRKTAEKRKVMLDDVATQLNQEKSGHKEVLSDLKLQQEKEVLAVRARYEKELRGLHEEKNRCEEELKQQLRDEKARSKDLELCQQTVEELQAEVRTKEESRDCLERRLGDAEENIKKNSVEHEEKTENLKKEHKLHLEEKEAEMEGVRIQLTEVEKLRDENGDIIEKLKQDIKDTVEGQRILEKKGGAALKDLKRQLQSERKRADKLQERLQEILTNSKTRTGLEELVLSEISSPSRTQQTGDSSSVSSFSYRDMMKEAQPPREKATGGSPPPPQGSADLSDEEVGELFQRLALVQQDKWMLEEKVKHLEVSCSSMAEDIRRKSAIIETYVHDSRTDACGGAGAHAPAHGERGGLGERMGLGAVLRDLVKPGDENLREMNKKLQNMLEEQLTKNMHLQKDLEILCLSKDGSLSG; encoded by the exons GAAGCTGCACAGCCAGGAGGAGGACTTCAGGCTCCAGAACAGCACCCTGATGGCGGAGCTGTCCAAG CTGTGCACCCAGATAGAGCAGCTGGAGCAGGACAACCAGCGCCtgaaggaggtgggaggagccagcgccaccagccccgcccccactcccgtccctgACTCCGCCCCTGCCCATGACGACACGGAGCTCCTCCGCGTGCAGGCGGAAAACTCTGCCCTGCAGAACAAAATGGCTG CCCTGCAGGAGCGCTACGACCAGGAGGTGCAGAGACTCAGCAGCTCCACAAACAcatccagcacctcctcctccggaccGGACCAGGCCGAGAATGGGGCAGGGGAacag GCAGGTCCAGAGTGTGGACCCACGTCCCGACAGATACTAG gccgcTCAGAGAAGGTGGTAGAGAAGCTGGTAGGTGTGCAGGCAGGCTGGTCAGCTCTGTGTCCTCTAACCCCCTGCTTTGGAGCAGAGCTGGAGGTGTCGCTGAGcacggagcaggaggagaagaggctccTGAGGGAGCACGTCCTGTCCCTGGAG GCTTCCAAGCAGACGGAGGTCACCAAACTACTGGAGGAGGTCAGCAAG ctgTCAGACAGGTTGAAGAAGAAGCAGGAAAG TTTCCAGCGTCTtcaaggagagaaggaggcgcTCTACAACGATAGCAG gacaAAGATTGATGAGATAAACCAGAAAAAAGAAGATGATCTGAAATCCTTGAACCTCCGTATTCAGAAACTCCAGACAGACCTAGGGGCAGCCAATCAG ACCATGGCTGAGATGAGGGAACAGCTGCTGGGCAAAGAGAAGGAACATGAAGTAGCACTACACACGCTGAGAGACCAG GCCGCCAGTCAGACTGCAGTCAGTCAGGAGCAGGTGGAAATCATCCTGCAGGAGAATGATGCTCTCAGGACCAACCTAGCAGCCCTAGAACAG GAGAACCGTGTTCTGAGGGACAGTCTCTGTGCGCTGGAACAG ATCCAGACAGTGAAGACCCAGGAGGTGAACCTGCTTCGtgagcagcagggggcgctgtctGCTGAGCTGCAGCAGAAGAGAGCAGAGCAGGAGAGCCTGCTGGCCCAGAGGGACGACCTCACCTCCCAGATGCAG gaggctAGCTTTGCCAGCAGGAGGCTGCTGGAGCAACTGTCTGAGGAGagtcaggagaaagagaggcttcagagagagctggaggacaGCCGCAAG accGCTGAGAAGAGGAAGGTGATGCTGGATGATGTCGCTACGCAGCTCAACCAGGAGAAGTCTGGACACAAGGAGGTGCTGTCGGACCTCAAGCtgcagcaggagaaggag GTTCTGGCAGTGAGGGCTCGCTATGAGAAGGAACTTCGAGGACTTCATGAAGAAAAGAACCGCTGTGAAGAAGAACTTAAACAACAGCTACGAGACgagaag gcccgcAGCAAGGACCTTGAGCTGTGTCAGCAGACGGTGGAGGAGCTCCAGGCGGAGGTCCGGACCAAGGAGGAGTCCAGGGACTGCCTGGAGCGCCGGCTGGGAGACgctgag GAAAACATTAAGAAGAATTCTGTAGAACACGAAGAAAAGACGGAGAACCTGAAGAAGGAACACAAACTACACttggag gaaaaggaggcagagatggagggagtaAGGATACAGTTGACGGAGGTGGAGAAATTAAGGGATGAAAACGGGGACATCATTGAAAAACTCAAACAG gacATAAAGGACACAGTTGAAGGTCAGAGGATTCTGGAGAAGAAAGGTGGTGCAGCG ctGAAGGATCTCAAGCGACAGCTGCAGTCCGAGAGGAAGAGAGCTGATAAACTACAGGAGAGACTGCAGGAGATCCTGACAAACAGCAAGACCAGgaccg GTCTTGAGGAGCTGGTTCTGTCGGAGATCAGCAGCCCAAGCCGGACCCAGCAGACTGGGgactcctcctccgtctcctccttctcttacCGAGACATGATGAAGGAGGCGCAGCCACCCagagaaaag gCCACCGGGGGgagccctccacccccccagggCTCGGCTGACCTCAGTgacgaggaggtgggggagctgTTCCAGAGACTGGCCCTCGTCCAGCAGGACAAATGGatgctggaggagaag gtgaAACACCTGGAGGTGAGCTGCTCCTCCATGGCTGAAGACATCCGCCGGAAGAGCGCCATCATAGAGACCTACGTCCACGACAGCCGCAccg atgcgtgtgggggggcgggggctcacGCGCCGGCCCACGGCGAgcgggggggtctgggggagaGGATGGGCCTGGGGGCGGTGCTCCGAGACCTGGTGAAGCCCGGAGACGAGAACCTGAGGGAGATGAACAAGAAGCTGCAGAACATGCTGGAGGAGCAGCTCACTAAGAACATGCACCTGCAGAAG GACCTGGAAATACTCTGTCTCAGTAAAGATGGGAGCCTGTCTGGGTAG
- the gripap1 gene encoding GRIP1-associated protein 1 isoform X2 → MAMAQALSEEEFHRMQAQLLELRTQNYQLSDDLRKNSAELGVLRQKTGVLERDLGKAQKALSKSKKAQEVDALLGETAMLQGKLHSQEEDFRLQNSTLMAELSKLCTQIEQLEQDNQRLKEVGGASATSPAPTPVPDSAPAHDDTELLRVQAENSALQNKMAALQERYDQEVQRLSSSTNTSSTSSSGPDQAENGAGEQAGPECGPTSRQILGRSEKVVEKLVGVQAGWSALCPLTPCFGAELEVSLSTEQEEKRLLREHVLSLEASKQTEVTKLLEEVSKLSDRLKKKQESFQRLQGEKEALYNDSRTKIDEINQKKEDDLKSLNLRIQKLQTDLGAANQTMAEMREQLLGKEKEHEVALHTLRDQIQTVKTQEVNLLREQQGALSAELQQKRAEQESLLAQRDDLTSQMQEASFASRRLLEQLSEESQEKERLQRELEDSRKTAEKRKVMLDDVATQLNQEKSGHKEVLSDLKLQQEKEVLAVRARYEKELRGLHEEKNRCEEELKQQLRDEKARSKDLELCQQTVEELQAEVRTKEESRDCLERRLGDAEENIKKNSVEHEEKTENLKKEHKLHLEEKEAEMEGVRIQLTEVEKLRDENGDIIEKLKQDIKDTVEGQRILEKKGGAALKDLKRQLQSERKRADKLQERLQEILTNSKTRTGLEELVLSEISSPSRTQQTGDSSSVSSFSYRDMMKEAQPPREKATGGSPPPPQGSADLSDEEVGELFQRLALVQQDKWMLEEKVKHLEVSCSSMAEDIRRKSAIIETYVHDSRTDACGGAGAHAPAHGERGGLGERMGLGAVLRDLVKPGDENLREMNKKLQNMLEEQLTKNMHLQKDLEILCLSKDGSLSG, encoded by the exons GAAGCTGCACAGCCAGGAGGAGGACTTCAGGCTCCAGAACAGCACCCTGATGGCGGAGCTGTCCAAG CTGTGCACCCAGATAGAGCAGCTGGAGCAGGACAACCAGCGCCtgaaggaggtgggaggagccagcgccaccagccccgcccccactcccgtccctgACTCCGCCCCTGCCCATGACGACACGGAGCTCCTCCGCGTGCAGGCGGAAAACTCTGCCCTGCAGAACAAAATGGCTG CCCTGCAGGAGCGCTACGACCAGGAGGTGCAGAGACTCAGCAGCTCCACAAACAcatccagcacctcctcctccggaccGGACCAGGCCGAGAATGGGGCAGGGGAacag GCAGGTCCAGAGTGTGGACCCACGTCCCGACAGATACTAG gccgcTCAGAGAAGGTGGTAGAGAAGCTGGTAGGTGTGCAGGCAGGCTGGTCAGCTCTGTGTCCTCTAACCCCCTGCTTTGGAGCAGAGCTGGAGGTGTCGCTGAGcacggagcaggaggagaagaggctccTGAGGGAGCACGTCCTGTCCCTGGAG GCTTCCAAGCAGACGGAGGTCACCAAACTACTGGAGGAGGTCAGCAAG ctgTCAGACAGGTTGAAGAAGAAGCAGGAAAG TTTCCAGCGTCTtcaaggagagaaggaggcgcTCTACAACGATAGCAG gacaAAGATTGATGAGATAAACCAGAAAAAAGAAGATGATCTGAAATCCTTGAACCTCCGTATTCAGAAACTCCAGACAGACCTAGGGGCAGCCAATCAG ACCATGGCTGAGATGAGGGAACAGCTGCTGGGCAAAGAGAAGGAACATGAAGTAGCACTACACACGCTGAGAGACCAG ATCCAGACAGTGAAGACCCAGGAGGTGAACCTGCTTCGtgagcagcagggggcgctgtctGCTGAGCTGCAGCAGAAGAGAGCAGAGCAGGAGAGCCTGCTGGCCCAGAGGGACGACCTCACCTCCCAGATGCAG gaggctAGCTTTGCCAGCAGGAGGCTGCTGGAGCAACTGTCTGAGGAGagtcaggagaaagagaggcttcagagagagctggaggacaGCCGCAAG accGCTGAGAAGAGGAAGGTGATGCTGGATGATGTCGCTACGCAGCTCAACCAGGAGAAGTCTGGACACAAGGAGGTGCTGTCGGACCTCAAGCtgcagcaggagaaggag GTTCTGGCAGTGAGGGCTCGCTATGAGAAGGAACTTCGAGGACTTCATGAAGAAAAGAACCGCTGTGAAGAAGAACTTAAACAACAGCTACGAGACgagaag gcccgcAGCAAGGACCTTGAGCTGTGTCAGCAGACGGTGGAGGAGCTCCAGGCGGAGGTCCGGACCAAGGAGGAGTCCAGGGACTGCCTGGAGCGCCGGCTGGGAGACgctgag GAAAACATTAAGAAGAATTCTGTAGAACACGAAGAAAAGACGGAGAACCTGAAGAAGGAACACAAACTACACttggag gaaaaggaggcagagatggagggagtaAGGATACAGTTGACGGAGGTGGAGAAATTAAGGGATGAAAACGGGGACATCATTGAAAAACTCAAACAG gacATAAAGGACACAGTTGAAGGTCAGAGGATTCTGGAGAAGAAAGGTGGTGCAGCG ctGAAGGATCTCAAGCGACAGCTGCAGTCCGAGAGGAAGAGAGCTGATAAACTACAGGAGAGACTGCAGGAGATCCTGACAAACAGCAAGACCAGgaccg GTCTTGAGGAGCTGGTTCTGTCGGAGATCAGCAGCCCAAGCCGGACCCAGCAGACTGGGgactcctcctccgtctcctccttctcttacCGAGACATGATGAAGGAGGCGCAGCCACCCagagaaaag gCCACCGGGGGgagccctccacccccccagggCTCGGCTGACCTCAGTgacgaggaggtgggggagctgTTCCAGAGACTGGCCCTCGTCCAGCAGGACAAATGGatgctggaggagaag gtgaAACACCTGGAGGTGAGCTGCTCCTCCATGGCTGAAGACATCCGCCGGAAGAGCGCCATCATAGAGACCTACGTCCACGACAGCCGCAccg atgcgtgtgggggggcgggggctcacGCGCCGGCCCACGGCGAgcgggggggtctgggggagaGGATGGGCCTGGGGGCGGTGCTCCGAGACCTGGTGAAGCCCGGAGACGAGAACCTGAGGGAGATGAACAAGAAGCTGCAGAACATGCTGGAGGAGCAGCTCACTAAGAACATGCACCTGCAGAAG GACCTGGAAATACTCTGTCTCAGTAAAGATGGGAGCCTGTCTGGGTAG
- the LOC130383209 gene encoding GRIP1-associated protein 1-like: protein MLQKNSGHQGPITAEYLDPPPKQGAVTPGFLFPVDHEDGGKKGKGGRDGGVRRQLTEVEKLRDENGDIIEKLKQDIKDTVEGQRILEKKGGAALKDLKRQLQSERKRADKLQERLQEILTNSKTRTGLEELVLSEISSPSRTQQTGDSSSVSSFSYRDMMKEAQPPREKATGGSPPPPQGSADLSDEEVGELFQRLALVQQDKWMLEEKVKHLEVSCSSMAEDIRRKSAIIETYVHDSRTV from the exons ATGCTCCAGAAAAACAG TGGGCATcaaggaccaatcacagctgaGTATTTGGACCCTCCTCCAAAGCAGGGGGCGGTCACTCCcggcttcctgtttcctgtcgaCCATGAGGATGGCGGGAAGAAAGG gaAAGGAGGCAGAGATGGAGGAGTAAGGAGACAGTTGACAGAGGTGGAGAAATTAAGGGATGAAAACGGGGACATCATTGAAAAACTCAAACAG gacATAAAGGACACAGTTGAAGGTCAGAGGATTCTGGAGAAGAAAGGTGGTGCAGCG ctgaaGGATCTCAAGCGACAGCTGCAGTCCGAGAGGAAGAGAGCTGATAAACTACAGGAGAGACTGCAGGAGATCCTGACAAACAGCAAGACCAGgaccg GTCTTGAGGAGCTGGTTCTGTCGGAGATCAGCAGCCCAAGCCGGACCCAGCAGACTGGGgactcctcctccgtctcctccttctcttacCGAGACATGATGAAGGAGGCGCAGCCACCCagagaaaag gCCACCGGGGGgagccctccacccccccagggCTCGGCTGACCTCAGTgacgaggaggtgggggagctgTTCCAGAGACTGGCCCTCGTCCAGCAGGACAAATGGatgctggaggagaag gtgaAACACCTGGAGGTGAGCTGCTCCTCCATGGCTGAAGACATCCGCAGAAAGAGCGCCATCATAGAGACCTACGTCCACGACAGCCGCAccg TTTGA